GGGTCCGACGCCGGGCAGAGCGTCGAGCTCTTCGGCGGTCGCGGTGTTGAGGTTCACCGCGCCACGTCCCGAGGATCCATCGGTGCCGGCGGTTGCAGGGGCCGTAGCGGCGGTTCGCGCCGAACCGGCCGGTCCGGACGGTTCGCCCGCAGATCTCACCGAACTGCCCATCGGCGAGGGCGATCCCGGCGGTGCCGCAAGACCGACGATGATCTGCTCTCCGTCGGCCACCCGCCGGGCCATGTTCAGTCCGACAAGATCGGCACCGTCGAGCGCTCCACCCGCGAGTTCCACCGCATCGGCAACCCTGCCACCGCCCTCCAGGGTGACCAGACCCGGCTTGTTCACCAGGCCGACGACACTGACCACCACCGGTCCCGGGGGTGCGACCGGAGGCGAACTCGCCGTCGACACCATCTGGACCGGTGGCAGGTTGGCCGCACTCACCGGATGGTCCGGACTGCGCACGACGGTGAACACCGTCACCAGCACCGCCATGACACCGACGCCGATGAGCGCCATGACCCCGGCCCGTCCTGGATCCGCACGCAGCGCGGCCACCCGATCACCGAGGGTGCGCGGCGCCGGTCCGTCCGGAAGCCAACGGGCCAACGCAACATCGGACTGCTGATCGGCGTCCTCCGCCTCGGGTGGATCCACGGCGCGATCCTGGCTTGCACCGATACGTCGGGAGAGGCGCTGCGCCGGCGATTCGGTGTCCATGCGCCTGACGGTAGGCACGGACCCCGACCTCATCGGGCGGACAGCAGCTCAGTCGCGGGTGCCTGTGCACGAATCCGAGACTGTGGATAACTCGATCAGGCCGGTGTCAGTTCCTGGGCGAGCATCACGATGATCCCGCTGGGCCCACGGATATAGGTCAGCTTGTAGACGTCCGCATAGGTCGCGACACCGCGCAGCGGATGGCAACCGTGCCGCGCGGCGATCGCCAGTGCCTCATCGATATCGTCGACCGAGAACGCGACACGATGCATGCCTATCTCGTTCGGACGGGTCGGATGCGTCGGGATCGCGGCCGGATGGATGTACTCGAACAACTCCAGCCGGCCGTGCCCGTCCGGCGTCTGCAACATGGCGATCTTGCAGTGGTTACCGTCCAGATCGACCGCGGTATCGGCCCACTCGCCGCGGACGATGTCGCGGCCGATCACGGTGAGACCGAGATCGGTGAAGAACGCGATGCTTGCGTCCAGGTCCTCGACGGCGATGGCGACGTTCTCCAATTTGATCGGCATGAGCTCCTCACCCGCCGTGCGAGGCGAGCACCGCGATCTGTGGGTGCTCGGGGCCGTCGACCAGCAGGTAGGTCACCGCCAGACGCCCCAACTCGGCACCCTCGGTATCGCACCGTACGAACGCGCCGCGGTAGAGGGCCGAGGACGCGTTCAGTTCGGTGACGGCCGCGCTGAGTAGCGTGGTGGACTGATATCGCTGGGACCGCAGCGCGTCGACCTGGCTTTCCATGACCGCGACGACCTGGTCGGCGGTGGTGAGGCTGATCGCACCGGCGTCGGTGGTCAGCATCAGCGGCACGGCATAGCAGTCCACCAGCTCGGCCATCGGTTTCTCGCCGCGGACGACCGCCGCGAACACATCCACATAGCGGTCGAACCATCCCTGCACGGTCGTGGAATCCATTGCCATACCGAGAGTTTAGGTCGTCATCGACAGCGCGCCGCGAGCCTGCGCACGAACTGCTCGATGTCGGCGGGCCTCTCCTCGGCCATGAAATGTCCGGCGCCGGTCGTTTGATAGTGCAGATCCGAGGCCCACGCACCCCAGATGTCGACGGGGTCGAAGCCCAGTTGCCCGCCCCAGTCCTGGGAGATGACGCCGACCGGCATCGTCAGCAGGCGACCGGCCGCGCGATCGGCGCGGTCCATGTCGAGGTCGACGCCCGCGCTGGCCCGGTAGTCGGCGACGATGGAGTCCACCGCGGCGATCGAACTGTCGATGTAGTGCCGGCGTGCCTCGGCGGAGAAGGTAGACCCGCCGTGATCCCAGGCGTCCAGGAAGGAGGCGAAGAATTCCTCGGCCACGGCCGCGATCATCTTCTCTGGCAGTCCGGCCGGTTGTGCCATCAGGTAGAGATGCCAGGCCACCTTGGCGTCCACTCCGCGCAATACCGACCAGGTGTCCAGGGTCGGAAGGACATCGAGCACTCCCAGATACCGCACCACCTGCGGATGGTCGAGCCCGGCGCGGACCGCGACAAGGGCGCCGCGGTCATGACCGATCACCCCGAACCGGTTGTGGCCCAGTGACTTCGTCACCTCGACGATATCGCGGGCCATCGTCCGCTTGGAGTATGTCTCGGGTCCCGCCACTGCCGGTTTGCCGCTGCGCCCGTAGCCACGAAGGTCGGGCACGATCACGGTGAACTCGTCGACGAGGCTGCCGGCGACGTGACGCCACATGTAGTGCGTCTGCGGAAAGCCGTGCAGCAGCACCACGGCCTGCCCGCTTCCACCGACGGCCACGTTGATGCCGACACCGTCGGCTCCAGGCAGCGTCGCGTAGTCGAAATCGTCAATTTTCACAGGAGTTCTCCTCATTGCTTCACTCGATCGGGGTGTCCGGAAAAGATTCCGGCCGGCAATCCCCCGGACGCGGCCGGCGAGGCGCACAACGCAGGCACGACGACATGGTCGACGAGAGTCTCCAAGTAGCTGTCGTCACAGTCGAGTCCGTTCATTCGTCGCAACAGCACAACCGCGCCGACAACCTCTTCGTAGGCAAACGGATCGACTTCACAGGGCAGTTCACCGCGCCGTACGGCGGCATCGATGACGCTCGCGGGAAGCCGCGCGCCGGTCGGCCCGACGGTCCGTTCTATCTGATCGCAGAGGTCAGGATCCTCGATCCCGGCTTGCAGCAGCAACAGAGCGGTCTGACCGTCGGTGGATTGCATGGTGGTGAGCAACCGCCGGCACAGCGCCAGCAGATCACCGCGCAGACTGCCGGTGTCGATCTCATCGGCGTCGTCGCGCCGCGCCGGCATCGCCCTGAGCGCGGCACTGACCATGTCACGCTTGTTTTTCCAGCGCCGGTAAAGAGTGGCTTTGGAGGCGCCGGCGCGCCGGGCCACCTCTTCGAACGTCAGTGCGTCATAACCGACCTCGGTCAACAGCGTGTAGACCACCGACAGGATGTGCGCCTCCCGCGCAGCATCGCGCGGGCGGCCACCGGGACGCGACGATTCCTCGTCCGAGTTACGAAACGACACGTTCCGTATCATAAACAGAATGGGTCAACCCGGGCAATCCGGCCCGACTCTGAACACATCGGCAATAGTGTTCACCCCATGTCAGACTCCCCGCCCGTCGCCGCCGGCCCCCTGCGCGTCATCCAATGGACCACCGGCAATATCGGCCGTCGCTCACTGCTCGCCATCATCGGCCGCGATGACATGGAACTGGTGGGCGTCTACGCCCACGGTGCCGACAAGGTGGGAGTCGATGCCGCCGAACTCGCGAGCTGGCCGACCCTCACCGGCATCAAGGCCACCAATGACATCGGCGAACTGATCGCCCTGCGGCCCGACGCCTGCTGTTACAACCCCCTATGGCCCGATATCGACGAATTGGTGGCCCTGCTCGAGTCTGGCATCAACGTATGCTCCAGCGCCGCGTGGATCACCGGCGGCAAACAGAGCCCGCACGACCTCGAACGGATCAAAAAAGCTTGCACCACCGGCAATTCCACGATTTTCGGCAGTGGCGCACACCCTGGCATGACGAATATGGTCGGGATGGTGCTCTCCGGTTCCTGCGAACGCGTCGACGAGATCCGGATCACCGAATCGGTGGACTGCTCGACCTACGAGTCCGCCGAGACTCAGACCGCGATGGGCTTCTCGCAGGACCCCGACACCCCCGGCCTGGCCGAGAGCGTGCGCCGTGAAAGCGAGGTCTTCGCCGAGTCCGCCGCCATGATGGCCGACGCCATCGGCGCACAGCTGGACCGGATGACCTTCGACGTCACCTTCACCGCCGCGACCGGCGACTCGGACCTGGGTTTCATGACGATCCCCAAGGGCACCGTCGGCAGCGTCTACGGCTACCACCGCGGTTGGGTCGGTGACCGCAACGTGGTCAGCGTCGGCTTCAACTGGACCATGGGTGATCAGGTCACCCCACCCAAACCGCTGGAGCACGGCCATGTCATCCAGGTCTTCGGCATGCCCAACATGCGGACGGTGCTG
The sequence above is drawn from the Mycolicibacterium neoaurum VKM Ac-1815D genome and encodes:
- a CDS encoding ComEA family DNA-binding protein; protein product: MDTESPAQRLSRRIGASQDRAVDPPEAEDADQQSDVALARWLPDGPAPRTLGDRVAALRADPGRAGVMALIGVGVMAVLVTVFTVVRSPDHPVSAANLPPVQMVSTASSPPVAPPGPVVVSVVGLVNKPGLVTLEGGGRVADAVELAGGALDGADLVGLNMARRVADGEQIIVGLAAPPGSPSPMGSSVRSAGEPSGPAGSARTAATAPATAGTDGSSGRGAVNLNTATAEELDALPGVGPVTAAAIIAWRDANGPFGSVDQLGEVDGIGPARLDKLRDLVVA
- a CDS encoding VOC family protein, giving the protein MPIKLENVAIAVEDLDASIAFFTDLGLTVIGRDIVRGEWADTAVDLDGNHCKIAMLQTPDGHGRLELFEYIHPAAIPTHPTRPNEIGMHRVAFSVDDIDEALAIAARHGCHPLRGVATYADVYKLTYIRGPSGIIVMLAQELTPA
- a CDS encoding DUF6841 family protein yields the protein MAMDSTTVQGWFDRYVDVFAAVVRGEKPMAELVDCYAVPLMLTTDAGAISLTTADQVVAVMESQVDALRSQRYQSTTLLSAAVTELNASSALYRGAFVRCDTEGAELGRLAVTYLLVDGPEHPQIAVLASHGG
- a CDS encoding alpha/beta fold hydrolase, translated to MKIDDFDYATLPGADGVGINVAVGGSGQAVVLLHGFPQTHYMWRHVAGSLVDEFTVIVPDLRGYGRSGKPAVAGPETYSKRTMARDIVEVTKSLGHNRFGVIGHDRGALVAVRAGLDHPQVVRYLGVLDVLPTLDTWSVLRGVDAKVAWHLYLMAQPAGLPEKMIAAVAEEFFASFLDAWDHGGSTFSAEARRHYIDSSIAAVDSIVADYRASAGVDLDMDRADRAAGRLLTMPVGVISQDWGGQLGFDPVDIWGAWASDLHYQTTGAGHFMAEERPADIEQFVRRLAARCR
- a CDS encoding TetR/AcrR family transcriptional regulator, translated to MSFRNSDEESSRPGGRPRDAAREAHILSVVYTLLTEVGYDALTFEEVARRAGASKATLYRRWKNKRDMVSAALRAMPARRDDADEIDTGSLRGDLLALCRRLLTTMQSTDGQTALLLLQAGIEDPDLCDQIERTVGPTGARLPASVIDAAVRRGELPCEVDPFAYEEVVGAVVLLRRMNGLDCDDSYLETLVDHVVVPALCASPAASGGLPAGIFSGHPDRVKQ
- a CDS encoding NAD(P)H-dependent amine dehydrogenase family protein; translation: MSDSPPVAAGPLRVIQWTTGNIGRRSLLAIIGRDDMELVGVYAHGADKVGVDAAELASWPTLTGIKATNDIGELIALRPDACCYNPLWPDIDELVALLESGINVCSSAAWITGGKQSPHDLERIKKACTTGNSTIFGSGAHPGMTNMVGMVLSGSCERVDEIRITESVDCSTYESAETQTAMGFSQDPDTPGLAESVRRESEVFAESAAMMADAIGAQLDRMTFDVTFTAATGDSDLGFMTIPKGTVGSVYGYHRGWVGDRNVVSVGFNWTMGDQVTPPKPLEHGHVIQVFGMPNMRTVLHCLPPRDWTEPGFMGLGMIYTAMPVTNAVPAVVAAAPGIATLKDLPPVTGRFNPRG